A single window of Halobacterium jilantaiense DNA harbors:
- a CDS encoding DUF7409 domain-containing protein produces the protein MAPDDAQDALRELQFVGPETAGVLAAANVTREDVTGKRVSHAQLVEYGVNPGVAARIRREHSLQWSFEGGEDLDQRAEQVRGLEDDERQWVAASYGDDAEADGSGDATAEEADWQAAAAAGGGEPAAAEPPGRTDDTEEEDGEAAWREDSWPNGRVDESFEREEAAWREASEPTPVTALDAVDADAAAMLSRAGITSVRSLATAHVDQVADSLGVSSDRVRALRDAAREHAQ, from the coding sequence GTGGCACCCGATGACGCCCAGGACGCGCTCCGCGAGCTCCAGTTCGTCGGCCCCGAGACAGCCGGCGTGCTGGCGGCCGCAAACGTGACCCGCGAGGACGTGACGGGCAAACGCGTCTCCCACGCGCAGCTCGTCGAGTACGGCGTCAACCCCGGCGTGGCGGCGCGCATCCGACGCGAGCACTCCCTGCAGTGGTCGTTCGAGGGCGGTGAGGACCTCGATCAGCGCGCCGAGCAGGTGCGGGGCCTCGAGGACGACGAGCGCCAGTGGGTCGCCGCGAGCTACGGCGACGACGCCGAGGCCGACGGGAGCGGGGACGCGACGGCCGAGGAAGCCGACTGGCAGGCCGCCGCAGCCGCCGGCGGTGGGGAGCCCGCGGCGGCCGAGCCGCCGGGTCGGACCGACGACACGGAGGAGGAGGACGGAGAGGCGGCGTGGCGCGAGGATTCGTGGCCGAACGGTCGCGTGGACGAGTCCTTCGAGCGCGAGGAAGCGGCGTGGCGGGAGGCGTCCGAACCGACGCCCGTGACGGCTCTCGACGCCGTCGATGCGGACGCGGCGGCGATGCTCAGCCGGGCAGGCATCACGTCGGTGCGGAGCCTCGCGACCGCCCACGTCGACCAGGTCGCTGACTCCCTGGGCGTGTCAAGCGACCGTGTTCGGGCGCTCCGGGACGCCGCCCGCGAACACGCCCAGTAG
- a CDS encoding inorganic phosphate transporter, with protein sequence MADVVFWALVAVATATSLGTAWTLGANSNSPPFAPAIGANAVSTMRAAFLIGILAAAGALTQGGAISETVGAGLVDGVDITSLAATAGLLTATSFMAFGIYTGYPVPAAFATTGAMVGVGRSLGGDPAIGTYQRIAVFWALVPPVSGGLAYATASLLRRDDVPETVSIPLLAALVAGVVANVRLSVLPSPPGASQGSLAGAVARTVDTPSVAGVDAAAVAVSLVFAALGFQFIRARTKQSVEGGVKTFLLVLGSIVAFSSGGSQVGLATGPLENLYSAELELPSLVLLALGAAGILGGAWMGAPRLLQATSREYAQLGVRRSIAALVPGFIIAQAAIFLGIPISFNNIIISGVIGGGLAGGSAGVSRGKILTTVTFWVVTLVGSVLVGFGAYRGLAAVLGP encoded by the coding sequence ATGGCTGACGTCGTCTTCTGGGCGCTGGTCGCCGTCGCCACCGCGACCAGCCTCGGGACGGCGTGGACGCTCGGCGCGAACAGCAACTCGCCGCCGTTCGCCCCCGCAATCGGCGCGAACGCCGTGTCGACGATGCGGGCGGCGTTCCTCATCGGGATTCTCGCCGCCGCGGGCGCGCTCACACAGGGCGGCGCAATCTCCGAGACGGTCGGTGCCGGACTCGTCGACGGCGTCGACATCACGTCGCTGGCGGCGACGGCCGGGCTGCTCACCGCGACCAGCTTCATGGCGTTCGGCATCTACACCGGCTACCCCGTGCCCGCGGCGTTCGCCACTACGGGCGCGATGGTCGGCGTCGGCCGCTCGCTCGGGGGCGATCCCGCCATCGGCACCTACCAGCGCATCGCCGTCTTCTGGGCGCTCGTCCCGCCGGTCTCCGGCGGGCTCGCGTACGCAACGGCGTCGCTGCTGCGCCGCGACGACGTGCCCGAGACAGTCTCGATTCCGCTGCTCGCCGCGCTCGTCGCGGGCGTCGTCGCGAACGTCCGGCTGAGCGTGCTGCCGTCGCCGCCCGGCGCGAGCCAGGGCTCGCTCGCGGGCGCAGTCGCGCGAACCGTCGACACGCCGAGCGTGGCTGGTGTCGACGCCGCTGCCGTTGCGGTGTCTCTGGTGTTCGCGGCGCTCGGATTCCAGTTCATCCGAGCGCGAACCAAGCAGTCCGTCGAGGGCGGCGTGAAGACGTTCCTGCTCGTGCTCGGGAGCATCGTCGCGTTCTCCAGCGGCGGCAGCCAGGTGGGACTGGCGACCGGTCCCCTCGAGAACCTCTACAGCGCCGAACTCGAACTCCCGAGCCTCGTCCTGCTCGCGCTCGGCGCGGCCGGCATCCTCGGCGGCGCGTGGATGGGTGCCCCCCGCCTTCTCCAGGCGACCTCCCGGGAGTACGCGCAACTCGGCGTCCGACGGTCCATCGCAGCCCTCGTCCCGGGGTTCATCATCGCGCAGGCCGCCATCTTCCTCGGCATCCCCATCTCGTTCAACAACATCATCATCTCCGGCGTCATCGGCGGCGGGCTCGCCGGCGGGTCGGCGGGTGTCTCTCGCGGCAAAATCCTCACCACGGTCACGTTCTGGGTCGTGACACTCGTCGGGTCCGTGCTCGTCGGCTTCGGCGCGTACAGGGGGCTCGCTGCGGTCCTCGGCCCGTGA
- a CDS encoding helix-turn-helix transcriptional regulator: MTAPSTLVEVLARRADLLRAVRAASRSKPRLAEELGVSRSTVDRAVRELEAEGFVERADGVSLTLQGRLAVKSYEALAADLDGLDAAASVLGTLPEDARVDTALLRDAAVVEASPVAPQRATEAYRSLAADATRIRGYASTLLDSTVPTLHDQIVEAGLEMELLLGPEVLSALVGSHRRAVADARDTGRMALREVEDGLAYSLLLVETPETTYATALFYDGTAHTGLVRNDAPAAVEWAESVYEDLLAAADQLPE, translated from the coding sequence ATGACGGCTCCCTCGACCCTCGTCGAGGTGCTCGCGCGCCGCGCCGACCTGCTCCGCGCGGTCCGGGCAGCGTCGCGCTCGAAGCCGCGGCTCGCCGAGGAACTCGGGGTGTCGCGGTCGACGGTCGACCGTGCGGTCCGCGAACTCGAAGCCGAGGGGTTCGTCGAGCGCGCTGACGGCGTCTCACTCACGCTCCAGGGGCGGCTGGCGGTGAAGAGCTACGAGGCCCTGGCGGCGGACCTCGACGGCCTCGACGCGGCGGCGTCGGTGCTCGGGACGCTTCCCGAGGACGCGCGCGTCGACACCGCGCTGCTCCGGGATGCGGCCGTCGTGGAAGCGTCGCCCGTGGCACCCCAGCGCGCGACCGAGGCCTACCGGTCGCTCGCCGCCGACGCGACCCGCATCCGGGGGTACGCCAGCACACTGCTGGACAGCACGGTGCCGACGCTCCACGACCAGATTGTCGAGGCGGGCCTGGAGATGGAACTGCTCCTCGGCCCGGAAGTCCTGTCGGCGCTCGTCGGTTCCCACAGGCGTGCCGTGGCCGACGCCCGCGACACCGGCCGGATGGCGCTTCGAGAGGTCGAGGACGGACTCGCCTACAGCCTGCTGCTGGTGGAGACGCCGGAGACGACGTACGCCACCGCGCTGTTCTACGACGGGACCGCTCACACGGGCCTCGTCCGCAACGACGCTCCGGCGGCCGTCGAGTGGGCCGAGAGCGTCTACGAGGACCTGCTGGCGGCCGCAGACCAGTTGCCCGAGTAG
- a CDS encoding phytoene/squalene synthase family protein → MDGRQSQPPTMSDREWCHDAVQDVSRTFALTIDALEEPMATRICVGYLLCRVADTVEDATSIPPDEQRVLLETYDAVLDTDDETTVDDFETAVAEYVPDDPNADWRVVAEAPRVVAAFESLDEDAREAIRPTVREMATGMASFVERYADAGGLRIQSATELEEYCWYVAGTVGELVTELLAHDATPDAADAMRENARSFALLLQLVNVAKDVRPDYEEENNVYLPQAWLDDHGLDPDEVADPENATRVGSVVERVTDRARGYVDGAQRWLEVMPTSQGNTLAAWTVPFLLAVGTMRELGDRPQDVVREGDVKVDREEVHAVLALVAGDFDRNTIDSARERIAAGKLS, encoded by the coding sequence ATGGACGGCCGTCAGTCCCAGCCGCCGACAATGTCGGACCGCGAGTGGTGCCACGACGCGGTACAGGACGTCTCCCGGACGTTCGCGCTGACCATCGACGCCCTCGAAGAGCCGATGGCGACGCGCATCTGCGTCGGCTACCTCCTCTGTCGGGTCGCCGACACCGTCGAGGACGCCACGTCGATTCCCCCGGACGAGCAGCGCGTGCTCCTAGAGACCTACGACGCCGTCCTCGACACCGACGACGAGACGACGGTCGACGACTTCGAGACTGCGGTCGCCGAGTACGTCCCGGACGACCCGAACGCCGACTGGCGCGTCGTCGCCGAGGCCCCCCGCGTGGTCGCCGCGTTCGAGAGCCTCGACGAGGACGCCAGAGAGGCTATCCGGCCGACAGTTCGCGAGATGGCGACCGGGATGGCGTCGTTCGTCGAGCGGTACGCGGACGCCGGCGGGCTCCGCATCCAGTCGGCGACCGAACTCGAGGAGTACTGCTGGTACGTCGCGGGCACTGTCGGCGAGCTCGTCACCGAACTGCTCGCCCACGACGCCACGCCCGATGCAGCCGACGCGATGCGGGAGAACGCCCGGTCGTTCGCGTTGCTCCTCCAGCTCGTGAACGTCGCGAAGGACGTGCGCCCGGACTACGAGGAGGAGAACAACGTCTACCTCCCGCAGGCGTGGCTCGACGACCACGGCCTCGACCCCGACGAGGTCGCGGACCCCGAGAACGCCACCCGCGTCGGCTCGGTCGTCGAGCGCGTCACCGACCGCGCCCGAGGCTACGTCGACGGCGCACAGCGCTGGCTGGAGGTGATGCCGACCAGCCAGGGGAACACGCTCGCCGCGTGGACCGTCCCGTTCCTACTCGCGGTCGGGACGATGCGCGAACTCGGCGACCGCCCGCAAGACGTGGTCCGCGAGGGCGACGTCAAAGTCGATAGAGAGGAAGTTCACGCCGTGCTCGCGCTCGTCGCCGGCGACTTCGACCGGAACACTATCGACTCCGCACGCGAACGCATCGCCGCCGGCAAGCTGTCCTGA
- a CDS encoding 3-hydroxyacyl-CoA dehydrogenase family protein, with protein MRDLADIETVGVVGAGTMGAGIAQVAATEGYDVVMRDIEEDYVESGFDSIESSLERFVAKDELSEDEADAVVDRIEGTTELSDLADCDVVVEAALEDMDVKQDIFADLDDTVPEDVVLATNTSTLSITTIASVTDRERQVVGLHFMNPVPIMTGVEVVVGEKTDADVASFAHEFAEALGKETWESDDKPGFVTNRVLMPWINEGIRAFDEGVATKEDLDKGMKLGTNVPMGPLELADHIGLDICLDASQTLHEELGDRYKPAYLLKRKVDAGDLGKKTGEGFYEYE; from the coding sequence ATGCGAGACCTCGCAGACATCGAGACCGTCGGCGTCGTCGGTGCCGGCACGATGGGCGCTGGCATCGCGCAGGTCGCCGCGACAGAAGGCTACGATGTCGTGATGCGCGACATCGAGGAGGACTACGTGGAGTCCGGCTTCGACAGCATCGAGTCCTCACTGGAGCGCTTCGTCGCCAAGGACGAACTGAGCGAGGACGAGGCGGACGCCGTCGTCGACCGCATCGAGGGGACGACGGAGCTCTCGGACCTCGCGGACTGCGACGTGGTCGTCGAGGCCGCCCTCGAAGACATGGACGTCAAACAGGACATCTTCGCGGACCTCGACGACACGGTCCCCGAGGACGTCGTGCTCGCGACGAACACGTCCACGCTCTCCATCACGACCATCGCGTCGGTGACCGACCGCGAACGGCAGGTCGTCGGCCTCCACTTCATGAACCCCGTCCCCATCATGACTGGCGTCGAAGTCGTCGTCGGCGAGAAGACCGACGCGGACGTGGCCTCGTTCGCCCACGAGTTCGCCGAGGCGCTCGGCAAGGAGACGTGGGAGTCCGACGACAAACCCGGGTTCGTCACGAACCGCGTGCTGATGCCGTGGATCAACGAGGGCATCCGCGCCTTCGACGAGGGCGTCGCGACGAAGGAGGACCTCGACAAGGGGATGAAACTCGGCACGAACGTCCCGATGGGGCCCCTGGAGCTCGCCGACCACATCGGCCTCGACATCTGTCTGGACGCCAGCCAGACCCTCCACGAGGAGCTGGGCGACCGCTACAAGCCCGCCTACCTCCTCAAGCGGAAGGTCGACGCCGGCGACCTCGGGAAGAAGACCGGCGAGGGCTTCTACGAGTACGAGTAG
- a CDS encoding ABC transporter ATP-binding protein encodes MISVRGLEKRYGDVTAVDGVSFEVDAGEVFGLVGPNGAGKTSTLKMLCGLVEPSAGDVTVNGFDAGETEMRRSLGFLPEESPLYDEMSPRGYLRFFADLYDVDREAANERIEAALDRLDLDARDRPVGDFSKGMKRKVAIARSLVNDPDVLVYDEPASGLDPLTTNTVVEFTRELADDGKTIVFSAHDLHHVESVCDRVAIMRDGELAATGTLADIREEHGEVSYRVFTDVPLADSEPAGDRHVTEVESMDDVEALRSEASDGGGEVVDIRTDESTLEDVFLDVTGT; translated from the coding sequence ATGATTTCGGTCAGGGGCCTGGAGAAACGATACGGGGACGTCACCGCCGTCGACGGCGTCTCGTTCGAGGTCGACGCCGGGGAGGTGTTCGGGCTCGTCGGGCCGAACGGGGCCGGGAAGACATCCACGCTGAAGATGCTCTGTGGCCTCGTCGAGCCGTCGGCCGGCGACGTCACGGTCAACGGCTTCGACGCCGGCGAGACTGAGATGCGGCGCTCGCTGGGCTTCCTCCCGGAGGAATCGCCGCTGTACGACGAGATGAGTCCCCGGGGCTACCTGCGATTCTTCGCGGACCTCTACGACGTCGACCGGGAGGCCGCGAACGAGCGCATCGAGGCCGCGCTCGACCGCCTCGACCTCGACGCCCGCGACCGCCCGGTCGGGGACTTCTCGAAGGGCATGAAGCGCAAGGTCGCCATCGCGCGCTCGCTCGTGAACGACCCGGACGTGCTGGTCTACGACGAGCCCGCGAGCGGCCTCGACCCGCTGACGACGAACACCGTCGTGGAGTTCACGCGAGAGCTCGCCGACGACGGGAAGACCATCGTGTTCAGCGCCCACGACCTCCACCACGTCGAGAGCGTCTGCGACCGCGTCGCCATCATGCGGGACGGCGAACTGGCCGCCACGGGGACGCTCGCCGACATCCGTGAGGAACACGGCGAGGTGTCCTACCGCGTGTTCACCGACGTGCCGCTGGCCGACTCGGAGCCCGCGGGCGACCGCCACGTCACCGAGGTCGAGTCGATGGACGACGTGGAGGCGCTGCGGTCGGAAGCGAGCGACGGCGGCGGCGAGGTCGTCGACATCCGCACCGACGAGTCCACCCTCGAAGACGTCTTCCTCGACGTGACCGGAACATGA
- a CDS encoding acyl-CoA dehydrogenase: MDFTRSAEHSQITDMVAEFVDEEVKPRAAEIDKEDEFPWDLVEEMSELGLMGMPFPEEYDGAGLDYHAYASALEEIARGSGGLGTVVAAHTSLAGNMLYEYGDEDQKQEYLAGLNRGDDIGAFALSEAEAGSDVPSMQTTAERDGDEYVLNGDKLWISNGSVANTVTVFAKTDPDAGHRGISSFVVRPEEDDGFIVEGTEEKLGDKGCPTAELRFDDMRIPADRILGEEGDGFRHALETLNGGRITIAARSIGLARAALEDSLEYAQDREQFDQPISDFQTIQHKLADMDTKVESAELLMHKAADKKMRGERFIKEAAQAKLYASEISREVTNEGIQIHGGYGYTKDFDVERYYRDAKLNEIYEGTSEVLRNTIANELLD, encoded by the coding sequence ATGGACTTCACGCGCTCCGCAGAGCACAGCCAGATAACCGACATGGTCGCGGAGTTCGTCGACGAGGAAGTGAAACCCCGGGCCGCCGAAATCGACAAAGAGGACGAGTTCCCGTGGGACCTCGTCGAGGAGATGAGCGAACTCGGCCTGATGGGGATGCCGTTCCCCGAGGAGTACGACGGCGCGGGCCTCGACTACCACGCGTACGCCAGCGCCCTCGAGGAGATTGCTCGCGGCAGCGGCGGGCTCGGCACCGTCGTCGCGGCGCACACGAGCCTCGCCGGGAACATGCTGTACGAGTACGGCGACGAGGATCAGAAACAGGAGTACCTCGCGGGTCTGAACCGCGGTGACGACATCGGCGCGTTCGCGCTCTCGGAGGCAGAGGCGGGCTCCGACGTGCCGTCGATGCAGACGACGGCCGAACGGGACGGCGACGAGTACGTCCTGAACGGCGACAAGCTCTGGATTTCGAACGGGAGCGTCGCGAACACCGTGACCGTGTTCGCGAAGACCGACCCCGATGCGGGCCACCGCGGCATCTCGTCGTTCGTCGTTCGACCCGAGGAGGACGACGGCTTCATCGTCGAGGGCACCGAGGAGAAGCTCGGCGACAAGGGCTGTCCGACCGCCGAACTCCGCTTCGACGACATGCGCATTCCCGCGGACCGCATCCTCGGCGAGGAGGGCGACGGCTTCCGGCACGCGCTGGAGACGCTGAACGGTGGCCGCATCACCATCGCGGCGCGCTCCATCGGGCTGGCGCGAGCGGCGCTGGAGGACTCCCTGGAGTACGCCCAGGACCGCGAGCAGTTCGACCAGCCCATCAGCGACTTCCAGACCATCCAGCACAAGCTCGCCGACATGGACACGAAAGTCGAGTCGGCCGAACTGCTGATGCACAAGGCGGCGGACAAGAAGATGCGCGGCGAGCGCTTCATCAAGGAGGCCGCGCAGGCGAAGCTGTACGCCTCCGAGATTTCTCGCGAGGTCACCAACGAGGGCATCCAGATTCACGGCGGCTACGGCTACACGAAGGACTTCGACGTGGAGCGGTACTACCGCGACGCGAAGCTCAACGAAATCTACGAGGGGACCTCGGAAGTGCTGCGAAACACCATCGCGAACGAACTGCTGGACTGA
- a CDS encoding class 1 fructose-bisphosphatase — protein sequence MADVVDRVFDTVADAAPEIRAGLPERRAKRDDENVSGDTQLEADVWADDLLFDRTDAIEGVNWYASEERDAVVTVGDADEGYAVALDPLDGSSNVKSNNPCGTVVGVYDQPLPAPGSSLVAAGFVLYGPTTTMVVARNDEVREYLVDDDGRTDLGLVELPADPTVYGFGGRVPEWSEDFEAFVRNVEDDLKLRYGGAMIADVNQVLVYGGAFGYPGLSSAPDGKLRAHFESMPMAYVVEAAGGSSSDGSGSLLDLEPTRLHERTPTFVGNDAVIEDLEAALPD from the coding sequence ATGGCGGACGTCGTCGACCGAGTCTTCGACACCGTCGCGGACGCGGCCCCCGAGATTCGAGCGGGGCTCCCGGAGCGCCGCGCGAAGCGCGACGACGAGAACGTCTCCGGGGACACCCAGTTGGAGGCGGACGTGTGGGCCGACGACCTGCTGTTCGACCGCACGGACGCCATCGAGGGCGTGAACTGGTACGCGAGCGAGGAGCGGGACGCCGTCGTGACCGTCGGGGACGCCGACGAGGGATACGCGGTGGCGCTGGACCCCCTCGACGGCTCCTCGAACGTGAAGTCGAACAACCCCTGCGGGACCGTCGTCGGCGTCTACGACCAGCCGCTGCCGGCTCCGGGGTCGAGTCTCGTCGCCGCCGGGTTCGTGCTGTACGGTCCGACGACGACGATGGTAGTCGCGCGGAACGACGAGGTCCGCGAGTACCTCGTGGACGACGACGGCCGCACCGACCTCGGGCTGGTCGAACTGCCGGCGGACCCGACCGTCTACGGTTTCGGTGGCCGCGTCCCCGAGTGGAGCGAGGACTTCGAGGCGTTCGTCCGGAACGTCGAGGACGACCTCAAGCTCCGGTACGGCGGCGCGATGATAGCGGACGTGAATCAGGTGCTCGTCTACGGTGGCGCGTTCGGCTACCCGGGGCTGTCGTCCGCGCCCGACGGGAAGCTGCGCGCGCACTTCGAGTCGATGCCGATGGCGTACGTCGTGGAGGCGGCTGGCGGGTCGTCCTCGGACGGCAGCGGGTCGCTGCTGGACCTGGAGCCGACGCGGCTCCACGAACGCACGCCGACGTTCGTCGGCAACGACGCGGTCATCGAGGACCTGGAGGCGGCGCTACCGGACTGA
- a CDS encoding SOS response-associated peptidase — protein MCGRYALFSDPEAVAAEFGLGDADFEPTYNAAPSQDLPVILDDAPERLSSARWGLVPEWSDGPRADPDPINARAESLTEKRHFSEAYEQRRCLVPVDGFYEWVADADGKTPYFVSRADDRPFLLAGIWETWTPEQTQTGLGEFGDGGGPTREAETVRSFTIVTTEPNDFLADYHHRMAVPLDREQGEQWLTAEDPGDLLTPREFGFEAWPVSPAVNDPSNDHSGLVEPVP, from the coding sequence ATGTGTGGCCGGTACGCGCTGTTCTCCGACCCCGAGGCGGTCGCCGCCGAGTTCGGGCTCGGCGACGCCGACTTCGAGCCGACGTACAACGCCGCGCCGAGCCAGGACCTCCCCGTGATTCTGGACGACGCGCCGGAGCGGCTGTCGAGTGCTCGCTGGGGGCTGGTGCCGGAGTGGTCCGACGGCCCCCGGGCCGACCCCGACCCAATCAACGCCCGCGCGGAGTCACTGACCGAGAAGCGCCACTTCAGCGAGGCGTACGAGCAGCGGCGCTGTCTGGTGCCGGTCGACGGGTTCTACGAGTGGGTGGCGGACGCTGACGGGAAGACGCCGTACTTCGTGTCCCGGGCGGACGACCGCCCGTTCCTGCTCGCCGGGATCTGGGAGACGTGGACGCCCGAGCAGACACAGACGGGTCTCGGCGAGTTCGGGGACGGGGGCGGGCCGACGCGGGAGGCCGAGACGGTGCGGTCGTTCACTATCGTGACGACGGAGCCAAACGACTTCCTCGCGGACTACCACCACCGGATGGCGGTGCCACTGGACCGCGAGCAGGGCGAGCAGTGGTTGACGGCCGAGGACCCGGGAGACCTGCTGACCCCCCGCGAGTTCGGCTTCGAGGCGTGGCCGGTCTCGCCGGCGGTCAACGACCCGTCGAACGACCACTCGGGGCTCGTGGAGCCAGTCCCGTAA
- a CDS encoding class I fructose-bisphosphate aldolase, producing the protein MRPFEDSPISRDGKVLILAYDHGLEHGPVDFEAVPETKDPEAVWDVATHDAVSAMAVQKGIAEAYYPSYEDDVNLLAKLNGTSNLWMGEPDSAVNWTVDYAAEVGADAVGFTMYGGSNSEVEMAEEFRDAQETAREHDLPVVMWSYPRGQGLKNDKKPDTIAYAARQALELGADIAKVKYPGSSEDMAHAVDMAGPTEVVMSGGSKTSDRDFLETVKGAIDAGATGLAVGRNVWQRENPAAFLDGLEAVIYEETSVEEALSRI; encoded by the coding sequence ATGCGACCCTTCGAGGACTCACCGATCTCTCGCGACGGGAAGGTACTGATTCTCGCGTACGACCACGGCCTCGAACACGGCCCGGTCGACTTCGAGGCGGTGCCCGAGACCAAGGACCCGGAAGCGGTCTGGGACGTCGCGACCCACGACGCCGTGTCCGCGATGGCCGTCCAGAAGGGCATCGCGGAGGCGTACTACCCCTCCTACGAGGACGACGTGAACCTCCTCGCGAAGCTCAACGGCACGTCGAACCTCTGGATGGGCGAGCCGGACTCGGCCGTGAACTGGACGGTCGACTACGCCGCCGAAGTCGGAGCCGACGCGGTCGGGTTCACGATGTACGGCGGGTCGAACAGCGAGGTCGAGATGGCCGAAGAGTTCCGGGACGCTCAGGAGACCGCTCGCGAGCACGACCTGCCCGTGGTGATGTGGTCGTACCCGCGCGGTCAGGGACTGAAAAACGACAAGAAGCCCGACACCATCGCGTACGCGGCACGGCAGGCGCTCGAACTCGGGGCCGACATCGCGAAGGTGAAGTATCCGGGTAGCAGCGAGGACATGGCCCACGCCGTCGACATGGCGGGCCCGACCGAGGTCGTGATGTCCGGCGGGTCGAAGACGAGCGACCGCGACTTCCTGGAGACAGTGAAAGGTGCCATCGACGCCGGCGCTACGGGGCTCGCCGTGGGCCGGAACGTCTGGCAGCGCGAGAACCCGGCGGCGTTCCTCGACGGCCTCGAGGCCGTCATCTACGAGGAGACCAGCGTCGAGGAGGCGCTGTCCCGCATCTGA
- a CDS encoding universal stress protein, whose amino-acid sequence MSQGEVLVPLDGSPLADEALREALALFDAPVTVLNVVTPLDSGMSEGGVLQRDEQREAAAMERADSLVARASDRAASQGRTVETVVETGEPAETILAYVEANDVDHVVMGGHGGPDAGLAERLLGTVATKVVTESPTSVTVVR is encoded by the coding sequence ATGAGTCAGGGCGAGGTGCTCGTCCCGCTGGACGGGTCGCCGCTAGCCGACGAGGCGCTCCGGGAGGCGCTGGCGCTGTTCGACGCCCCGGTCACCGTGTTGAACGTGGTGACGCCGCTGGACAGCGGGATGAGCGAGGGCGGCGTCCTCCAACGCGACGAACAGCGGGAGGCCGCGGCGATGGAACGCGCGGATTCGCTGGTCGCGCGGGCGAGCGACCGGGCTGCCAGCCAGGGGCGAACCGTGGAGACCGTCGTGGAGACCGGGGAGCCGGCGGAGACGATTCTCGCGTACGTCGAGGCCAACGACGTCGACCACGTCGTGATGGGGGGCCACGGCGGCCCGGACGCCGGGCTGGCCGAACGCCTGCTTGGGACGGTCGCGACGAAGGTCGTGACCGAGTCGCCGACGTCCGTCACGGTCGTTCGGTGA
- the rbcL gene encoding type III ribulose-bisphosphate carboxylase: protein MTGIEYADFVDDGYEPRDTDLVCQFVLDPGEGMSMVDAAGRVASESSNGTWAALNVPDRVTELSATAFDIGDGEVTVAYPGDLFEAGNMPQILSCIAGNIMGMKAVDSIRLVDCEWPEELATSFPGPQYGSDVKTEILDAEGRPATATVPKPKVGLSTEQHAQVGYDAWVGGVDLLKDDENLTNQSFNRFEDRVKQSFEMRDRAEDETGDRKDYLVNITADTETMLDRLELVAEQGGGFVMVDVITCGWSAVQTVREHAADHGLAIHAHRAMHAAFDRLDHHGVSMRVLAQVARLTGVDHIHTGTAGLGKLENEDTPGINEWLSGDLYGLSDVLPVASGGLHPGTVAPLLDALGQDIIVQVGGGIHGHPDGTEAGARALQQAIDAYQDGVDAATYAEDHPELATALEKWGTGSPR, encoded by the coding sequence ATGACCGGCATCGAGTACGCGGACTTCGTCGACGACGGCTACGAGCCCCGGGACACGGACCTCGTCTGTCAGTTCGTGCTCGACCCGGGTGAGGGAATGAGCATGGTCGACGCCGCCGGCCGGGTGGCCTCGGAGAGTTCGAACGGGACGTGGGCGGCGCTGAACGTCCCCGACCGCGTCACCGAACTGTCGGCGACGGCCTTCGACATCGGCGACGGCGAGGTGACGGTGGCGTACCCGGGAGACCTCTTCGAGGCGGGCAACATGCCCCAGATTCTGTCCTGCATCGCGGGCAACATCATGGGGATGAAGGCGGTCGACTCCATCCGGCTGGTCGACTGCGAGTGGCCCGAGGAGCTGGCGACGTCGTTCCCCGGCCCGCAGTACGGCAGCGACGTGAAGACCGAGATTCTGGACGCCGAGGGCCGTCCGGCGACGGCGACGGTGCCGAAGCCGAAGGTCGGGCTCTCCACCGAGCAGCACGCGCAGGTCGGCTACGACGCGTGGGTCGGCGGGGTCGACCTGCTGAAGGACGACGAGAACCTCACGAACCAGTCGTTCAATCGCTTCGAGGACCGCGTCAAGCAGTCCTTCGAGATGCGGGACCGCGCCGAGGACGAGACCGGCGACCGGAAGGACTACCTCGTGAACATCACGGCGGACACGGAGACGATGCTCGACCGCCTCGAACTGGTCGCCGAGCAGGGCGGCGGGTTCGTGATGGTCGACGTGATTACCTGCGGGTGGTCCGCGGTCCAGACCGTCCGCGAGCACGCCGCGGACCACGGGCTGGCGATTCACGCACACAGAGCGATGCACGCGGCGTTCGACCGGCTGGACCACCACGGCGTCTCGATGCGCGTGCTCGCGCAGGTCGCACGGCTCACGGGCGTCGACCACATCCACACCGGAACGGCGGGCCTCGGGAAACTGGAGAACGAGGACACGCCCGGCATCAACGAGTGGCTCAGCGGCGACCTCTACGGGCTCAGCGACGTGCTGCCGGTGGCGTCCGGCGGCCTGCACCCGGGGACCGTCGCGCCGCTGCTGGACGCGCTCGGACAGGACATTATCGTGCAAGTCGGCGGCGGTATCCACGGCCACCCGGACGGGACCGAGGCGGGCGCTCGCGCGCTCCAGCAGGCAATCGACGCCTATCAGGACGGGGTCGACGCAGCGACGTACGCTGAGGACCACCCCGAGCTGGCGACGGCGCTGGAGAAGTGGGGCACCGGGTCGCCGCGCTGA